TCCAGGTGATTACATACACATCGGGGGAGATGAGGCCCCAAAAGCTGTTTGGAAAAAAAGCAAGTTGGCCCAACAGGTTATCAAAAGAGAGGGTTTAAAGGATGAGTTTGAGTTGCAAAGTTATTTTATCAAACGCATTGAAAAGTTTTTGGTCAGCAAGGGTAAAAAATTGATCGGCTGGGATGAAATTTTAGAAGGAGGCCTGGCACCAGAGGCTACAGTAATGTCTTGGCGAGGGGAAAACGGGGGTATTGAAGCGGCGGAAAATGGGCACGATGTTGTCATGTCGCCCAATGCTGATATGTATTTCGATCATTATCAGGCCAACCCTGAAAATCAGCCATTGGCAATCGGCGGTTATACGACTTTGGAAAGTGTCTATCATTACGAACCTATTCCTGCAGCACTGGATAGCGAGCATCATAAACATGTACTTGGTGCGCAAGCAAATGTTTGGACAGAGTATATGAAAACTTCCGATTACGTGGAATACATGGCTTACCCTAGGGTAGTAGCACTTGCCGAAACCGTTTGGACAGATCCTGCGAAAAAAGATTGGGCTAGATTTCAAGAGAAAATGCAGCAGCAGTATAAACTTTTGGATGCTAGGGGTGTAAACTATTTTAACGCGGCCACGGATACTGTTAAAGTAGCGCCTAACGAATAGTTTTTTCTTAACGTGTGTTAACGGAGGTCCAAATAAGCAACCTGATGGCTTAATTTGGGTTTAATAATAGATTAAGATCAAAATTTATGCGTAACACTTTTTTCTTCCTGCTGCTATTTCTAAGCAGCATTGCCTATGCCAACGAGCCAATCGTCAGTTTTCCTTTCGAAATCCATTTAGGACACATATACATCAAAGCCAAGATCAATGATGGCAGAACAATCAATGTCGTTTTTGATACTGGGGCTGGTGCAAACCTTGCTAGTGAGGAAACGGCCGCAGAACTTGGTCTAAAAATTAGAGGATCCCAGATGATAAGTGGTGCTTCGGGTCCTGTATCGATTGACCGGTCTAGTGGGAATAAGCTTTTGTTAGGAGAAAGCCTAGAAATGAAAAATCAGACATTTCTGGTTATGAACCTTGATCATTTAGGTGATTCCGATTACCCTTTAGACGCACTGATCGGAGCAAATGTGCTGAGGCGATATGTGGTAGAATTGAATTTTGACGAAGGAATCATGAGTCTTTATAAAAACAAGGACTTTGATGTACCAGATGGTTATTCTAAAGAAAAGATTGATTTAAGACCCTATGGTATTCCGATCATCTCTGGGGATTTTAACTATGCCGAATCGAAGACTTTGACGGGTTCATATCTGGTGGATACGGGAGCGGCTTTATCCCTAAGAATGAATACGCCGCTGGTAAAATCTAACAAACTCATAGAAAATATAACCCCTAATTATGTGTACACCAGCCGTGCTTTAAACAACTCTTCGGACGACCATATAGGCAAACTAAAGGCCTACAAGGTTTTAGGGGAAACTTTTGAAGACATACCTATCCGCATGGCTACAGTTACCTCAGGTGTAAGTAGCTGGGATACGGTAGATGGTATTTTGGGGCTGGAAATCTTGAAGAGGTTCAACCTAATTTTTGACTACAGCCGAAATGCGATGTACTATCAAAAGAACTCGTTGTCAAACACGCCATTTCGAAATAATACTACTGGCCTGAAATTAAAGAAGTCTGGCGACTCGCTGGAGGTTGAGGCCATTATTGCAGGGTCGGCAGCCACCAAGGTCGATATTCAAATAGGGGATGAAATTGTGTCGGTTGACGGAAAAACGAAAATGACGCTTGACGAATTTAAAGCCTATGCCAACAACCGGAAAGCCGACATTTCACTTGAGATTTCGCGGAATGGCGAATCAAAAACGATCAGCATAAAACCTTTTTCAATGATAGATTAATTCTCGTTTTTCAGATATTAGTCTAAACGTGTTCTAAACTCACTTCTGCCATGAATAAAAAGGTTTACAAAAACTGCATTCTACTTTTATCTGCGTCCCTTTTGGTCTTCTTAAGCTGTGATAAAAGGAGCGAGGAGGAACGTTGGATGGCTGAAATTAGATATTTCATCATGACCCAGACCGATGATTTTAAGCATTATAAGGCCATTGATTTTGAGAAAATTGACGTGGACTTTTTAATGGCCAAAGGAGATATTCAAAAGTCACTTACCGTACTTCAAGACACTACACGCATTAAGCTGGGTTTTTATTCACGTATTGAAAACGCCAGCGATCAACTGATTACTGAGTTATCGGGAAAAGTGAATGGCCTTACCGTGGACGAAGTAGACGAATTTCAATTTCAAAATGCCAGACTAAACAAAGCACTTGCCGATCATTTTGACGAATTGCCTAAAGCCATTTT
This is a stretch of genomic DNA from Roseivirga misakiensis. It encodes these proteins:
- a CDS encoding retropepsin-like aspartic protease — protein: MRNTFFFLLLFLSSIAYANEPIVSFPFEIHLGHIYIKAKINDGRTINVVFDTGAGANLASEETAAELGLKIRGSQMISGASGPVSIDRSSGNKLLLGESLEMKNQTFLVMNLDHLGDSDYPLDALIGANVLRRYVVELNFDEGIMSLYKNKDFDVPDGYSKEKIDLRPYGIPIISGDFNYAESKTLTGSYLVDTGAALSLRMNTPLVKSNKLIENITPNYVYTSRALNNSSDDHIGKLKAYKVLGETFEDIPIRMATVTSGVSSWDTVDGILGLEILKRFNLIFDYSRNAMYYQKNSLSNTPFRNNTTGLKLKKSGDSLEVEAIIAGSAATKVDIQIGDEIVSVDGKTKMTLDEFKAYANNRKADISLEISRNGESKTISIKPFSMID